From a single Lineus longissimus chromosome 16, tnLinLong1.2, whole genome shotgun sequence genomic region:
- the LOC135500794 gene encoding uncharacterized protein LOC135500794, producing MRADTFRYLVLDDIGGLYADIDYESLRPIDNFTSNHSCIVSQEPLEHAYLLYDKDRFCCNAIIAAAPGHQFFKWLIGELPKIAKSIPKNDVQRKTGPAMLDKAVQDYARIYLNGDVSKDRELYVAAQKELMPQFDIKQWYAFNAKCRQRSLYQGVKRRICEELQTLQYQNRPLADAFSNHHWVHFWGPDFENGYGQLVSIDDIAPYRVNVTDYVMKMPRRSDKT from the coding sequence ATGAGAGCAGACACCTTTAGGTATCTCGTTTTGGACGATATTGGCGGCTTGTATGCGGATATTGACTATGAATCGCTGCGCCCAATAGACAATTTCACCTCCAATCATAGCTGTATAGTTTCCCAGGAGCCTTTAGAGCACGCGTATCTTCTTTACGACAAGGATAGATTTTGTTGCAATGCTATCATCGCAGCCGCTCCGGGGCACCAGTTTTTCAAATGGCTGATCGGGGAGCTGCCAAAAATAGCGAAAAGCATACCAAAGAATGATGTACAGAGAAAAACTGGGCCGGCGATGTTGGACAAAGCTGTCCAGGATTATGCGCGGATATATTTAAATGGCGACGTTTCAAAAGATCGAGAGCTCTATGTTGCAGCTCAGAAGGAACTTATGCCTCAATTCGATATCAAACAATGGTATGCATTCAATGCAAAATGTCGGCAAAGGTCGCTTTATCAGGGTGTTAAGAGACGTATATGCGAAGAACTTCAGACTTTACAGTACCAAAATCGACCGCTAGCTGACGCGTTTTCTAACCACCATTGGGTTCACTTTTGGGGGCCAGATTTTGAAAACGGATACGGTCAACTTGTCAGTATTGATGACATTGCTCCCTATCGCGTTAATGTCACAGATTATGTTATGAAGATGCCTCGCAGAAGTGATAAGACATGA
- the LOC135500797 gene encoding uncharacterized protein LOC135500797, with translation MAMGSLFALLLICVFTPYASHAAKCSYNSMPKVQNATLAAFFPNLHAVFACRPKNVVQSTSLTKQKILCTTAGWDGAKPCVWKVPTCTTPSLWKTKFPMFDDRHPAGSYVMITCPKNYRLVEDFADGKVTCLTDGWDVMEHDLDDVCKRDTCKVPNSWKVSASNSFQDEYWPGQKVAVLCPNNKMAAEVQAKSGIVSCLPKGKWDLKAERLCKVTGKRCEIPQILKDAFKKRTFRDSYLNGEKVIFGKCSPAYPMTPRLIATNGVITCRDGVWDVKKPCKVSYCKVTEEWRHLFGSENLNKMPKIMTGGKVRMESCGSHHVPSRAMIRNKGWIRCLPGGKWSLTPSEMCAKPRNNPEPAGAVPAVALTNGSCEMPFRWLVIIRPLHGTRLPAGKQLDLRACPNKAPALIKAGGIITCRKNGTLSPNLKQLCNDVCFVPYEWRMIIGKKVVVPAGRGGTLRCPRNWKLDPELTRVGGQLTCERDGQWNVKPDMLCRPIPPDMRARFGGKCQLPKYWQRYFMTDQRFINGGFGLAFKCSMGNAPNPRFKQGTVDCLTSGHWNVDPRNRPCIPLGSTKRRVY, from the exons ATGGCCATGGGCTCACTTTTTGCCTTGTTGCTCATCTGTGTTTTCACACCGTACGCATCTCATG CGGCAAAATGTTCATACAATTCGATGCCAAAGGTCCAGAATGCTACTTTAGCAGCTTTCTTTCCAAATTTACATGCCGTCTTTGCCTGCCGTCCGAAGAATGTGGTTCAGTCAACATCCCTTACCAAGCAAAAGATTCTGTGCACAACGGCAGGATGGGATGGGGCAAAGCCCTGTGTTTGGAAAG TACCGACATGTACGACGCCCAGCCTGTGGAAGACGAAGTTCCCGATGTTCGATGATAGGCACCCGGCAGGATCGTACGTGATGATCACGTGTCCAAAGAACTATCGTCTGGTGGAAGACTTCGCGGATGGGAAGGTCACGTGCTTGACGGATGGATGGGATGTCATGGAACATGACCTAGACGACGTTTGTAAAC GAGACACCTGTAAAGTTCCCAACAGCTGGAAGGTAAGTGCAAGCAACTCGTTCCAAGACGAATACTGGCCTGGCCAAAAGGTGGCAGTCCTGTGCCCGaacaacaaaatggcggccGAGGTACAGGCAAAGAGTGGAATCGTTTCGTGCCTTCCTAAAGGAAAGTGGGATTTAAAAGCTGAACGACTCTGCAAAGTAACTG GCAAAAGATGCGAAATTCCACAAATTCTGAAAGACGCTTTTAAGAAGAGAACATTCAGAGACAGCTACCTTAATGGGGAAAAGGTCATCTTTGGCAAATGTTCGCCAGCATATCCAATGACTCCTCGTCTTATTGCTACTAACGGGGTTATCACTTGCAGAGACGGGGTATGGGATGTCAAGAAGCCATGCAAAG TGTCCTACTGCAAAGTCACAGAAGAGTGGCGACATTTGTTCGGATCAGAAAACCTCAACAAAATGCCTAAAATTATGACAGGAGGGAAAGTTCGCATGGAGAGTTGCGGATCCCACCACGTCCCGTCACGGGCAATGATCAGGAACAAGGGATGGATACGTTGTTTGCCAGGGGGGAAGTGGTCCCTTACCCCGAGCGAGATGTGTGCGAAACCACGTAACAATCCTGAGCCGGCTGGGGCTGTACCCGCGGTTGCACTTACAAATG GTTCGTGTGAAATGCCTTTCCGTTGGCTCGTGATAATTCGGCCGCTGCACGGGACGAGGCTGCCCGCGGGCAAGCAGCTTGATCTCAGGGCTTGCCCAAATAAGGCTCCTGCTTTGATAAAAGCAGGGGGAATTATTACCTGTAGGAAGAATGGCACATTAAGTCCAAATCTAAAACAACTCTGCAACGACG TTTGCTTTGTCCCGTACGAATGGCGTATGATAATTGGTAAGAAAGTTGTCGTTCCGGCGGGACGAGGAGGTACTCTTCGATGCCCCCGGAATTGGAAACTTGATCCTGAACTTACCCGAGTAGGAGGTCAGCTGACTTGTGAACGAGATGGACAGTGGAACGTCAAGCCTGATATGCTTTGCCGGCCCATTCCACCGGATATGAGAG CAAGGTTTGGTGGGAAATGTCAACTACCCAAATATTGGCAAAGGTATTTCATGACCGACCAACGTTTTATTAATGGAGGATTCGGACTGGCATTCAAATGTAGTATGGGAAATGCTCCCAACCCTCGCTTTAAGCAAGGAACGGTCGACTGCTTGACCTCTGGGCATTGGAATGTCGATCCCAGGAACCGCCCTTGCATTCCCCTGGGATCTACAAAACGGCGGGTTTATTAA
- the LOC135500501 gene encoding uncharacterized protein LOC135500501, translating to MLKFLALALVVLGPVAEGYGNFGPPPEDPSNTCKVSKTWMTQIKALRKHKEFKLGHGFNLSSIKLPQTWKLSPEVIKANGIVKCTAKGWNVDPHHVLVVPAHSHGVWCKIPKVWGMGKRTKLHAGLSLRIKCPTGLEHNADLKKDNGALKCDKGNWNVPDHSALCVKPSANANPMNFNFY from the exons ATGTTGAAGTTTCTCGCTCTGGCGCTTGTAGTGCTTGGACCTGTTGCAGAGG GGTACGGCAACTTTGGCCCGCCACCGGAAGACCCCAGTAACACTTGCAAAGTTTCGAAAACATGGATGACGCAGATTAAGGCCCTCAGGAAGCATAAGGAATTTAAGCTCGGGCACGGCTTTAACCTGTCCTCCATCAAATTACCTCAAACCTGGAAGCTATCCCCTGAGGTTATCAAAGCCAATGGAATAGTCAAGTGTACCGCGAAAGGCTGGAATGTAGATCCACATCACGTGCTGGTCGTACCAGCACATTCTCACG GTGTGTGGTGCAAGATACCCAAGGTCTGGGGTATGGGGAAAAGGACGAAGCTGCACGCTGGCTTGTCTTTGAGAATCAAATGTCCAACGGGCCTTGAGCACAACGCTGATCTGAAAAAGGACAACGGCGCTCTCAAGTGCGACAAGGGAAACTGGAATGTGCCAGACCACTCGGCTCTCTGCGTCAAGCCATCCGCAAATGCGA ACCCCATGAACTTCAACTTCTACTAG
- the LOC135500500 gene encoding uncharacterized protein LOC135500500 — MLQILALVFVVVGPIVDGFGNFGPPPSNPANTCKVPKMWKAQIRGLRKHEEFKVGHGFRLKPSKLPQKYKLSPDVYKVKGQVKCTANGWNVDPHHFLIVPAHSHGMWCYVAKVWKFKNIKKLHAGLSLKVRCPASMEYNDDIKKANGKLKCEKGNWNVCDKSPLCVKAGTANKANNQNFNFY; from the exons ATGCTGCAAATTCTGGCTTTGGTGTTCGTGGTCGTCGGGCCGATCGTAGATG GGTTTGGTAATTTCGGTCCGCCACCGAGCAATCCAGCGAACACCTGCAAGGTTCCCAAAATGTGGAAGGCGCAAATTCGTGGACTGAGAAAACACGAGGAATTCAAAGTTGGCCATGGCTTTAGACTGAAACCGAGTAAGCTGCCACAGAAATACAAGCTATCACCTGACGTGtacaaggtcaaaggtcaagttAAGTGCACAGCAAATGGATGGAACGTAGATCCGCACCACTTCCTGATTGTGCCCGCACATTCACACG GTATGTGGTGCTATGTTGCAAAGGTATGGAAgttcaaaaacataaaaaaactTCATGCTGGTCTGTCCCTCAAGGTTAGATGTCCCGCCAGCATGGAGTACAATGATGACATAAAGAAGGCCAACGGCAAGCTCAAGTGCGAAAAAGGCAACTGGAATGTGTGTGATAAATCGCCGCTCTGCGTCAAAGCGGGGACAGCAA ACAAGGCGAACAACCAGAACTTCAACTTCTATTAG